The following are encoded together in the Vibrio splendidus genome:
- a CDS encoding type I restriction endonuclease subunit R has protein sequence MSTQSEAKLENDLIAQLTAANFEPVKIENAAALKANLKLQLERANNLTLTKREFENVLISLEKGNIFDKSKRLKGKVDVVHDDGTISYLTLLNTDASKNIFQVTNQVTMHGKYENRYDVTILVNGLPLVQIELKRRGIEMAEAFNQITRYDKHTFGAEGGLFNYIQLFVISNGVNTKYFSNNRELSFKQTFHWTDVDNNKINVLHQFADAFLNKEHLTKMLSRYIVQNETGKFLMVLRPYQFYAVEAIVEQVKTSDKHGYIWHTTGSGKTLTSFKTAQILSRLDNVDRVVFVVDRKDLDYQTAREFDAFLKGSVDSTGDTKSLLNQFLGSRPVPQSTRATTSQSADDSEALLQVAEYSPIYSSNVNRINKLTITTIQKLNNLITKPRFKGQVEHLRQERVVFIFDECHRSQFGETHQNIVEFFEKAQLFGFTGTPIFADNATAKKVEGKGVQKRTTKDLFGERLHSYVIVDAIRDDNVLPFAIEYYGKLKHKQTGLDADVSSIDISEFFSSPKRIKQVCEHIIGIHKFKTKHKFNAMLCVASVPDLITYYDTFKALKAEGKHKLNIATIFSYGVNEAEEFEGEVNVKGLAEANAKVHSRDKLDSYIGDYNEQFGTSYSTQDTDSFYNYYKDLSNRTKNGEVDILLVVNMFLTGFDAPSLNTIYVDKNLKYHGLVQAFSRTNRLNGTVKSHGNVMCYRNLKPQADEAFALFSNKQPTEYIEVPDLGGLTEDFAKALEALKAIAPDVQSVDDLPDEDIQAGFIKQFRILMRLKNQLETFSDFDIEALGISEQEFVDYASKYGDLARELKGNPTDKESILADIDFELELLQRDNVNVGYIRHLLQTMLEESCDDAKDKKRQVIANLLASEPTLHSKRHLIEGFIEKSLQGLVQGEQFDEYIEEQKQKEISQIAEEEKLDSDKFGEMVTNIENGLNVESLKSDDIAQLTTEKMTFRTRRTILPRIAERLKGFAATFIEGFH, from the coding sequence ATGAGCACACAATCAGAAGCAAAACTTGAAAATGACTTAATCGCCCAGCTTACCGCAGCGAATTTTGAACCAGTCAAGATAGAGAACGCCGCCGCGCTTAAAGCTAACCTAAAGCTACAGCTTGAGCGTGCGAACAACCTAACGCTAACCAAGCGTGAATTTGAGAATGTGCTCATTAGCCTTGAGAAAGGTAACATCTTCGACAAATCCAAACGCCTCAAAGGTAAGGTCGATGTAGTGCATGACGATGGCACCATCAGCTACCTCACTTTGTTGAATACCGATGCCTCAAAGAATATTTTCCAAGTGACGAACCAAGTCACCATGCACGGTAAATATGAGAATCGCTACGATGTGACTATCTTGGTGAACGGCTTGCCGTTAGTGCAGATAGAGCTTAAACGTCGTGGCATTGAAATGGCTGAGGCATTCAACCAAATCACACGCTACGACAAGCATACTTTTGGTGCAGAAGGCGGGCTGTTTAACTACATCCAGTTGTTTGTGATATCCAATGGTGTGAATACCAAATACTTCTCAAACAACCGTGAGTTGTCATTCAAGCAGACCTTCCACTGGACGGATGTCGATAACAACAAGATTAATGTGCTGCACCAATTTGCGGATGCTTTCTTGAATAAAGAACATCTGACTAAGATGCTCAGCCGTTACATCGTTCAGAATGAAACGGGTAAGTTTTTAATGGTGCTACGCCCTTACCAATTTTACGCAGTAGAGGCGATTGTAGAGCAGGTTAAGACCAGTGATAAGCATGGTTATATCTGGCATACCACAGGCAGTGGTAAAACCCTAACCAGTTTCAAAACCGCTCAAATCTTATCGAGATTAGATAACGTCGACAGAGTGGTGTTTGTGGTCGACCGTAAAGACCTCGACTACCAAACCGCTAGAGAGTTTGATGCCTTCCTAAAAGGCAGTGTCGACAGTACAGGTGATACTAAGAGTCTATTAAACCAGTTCCTCGGATCTCGACCTGTACCCCAATCCACAAGAGCGACCACATCACAAAGTGCCGATGATAGTGAGGCGCTACTGCAAGTTGCCGAATACTCACCGATCTACAGCAGTAACGTAAATCGTATCAACAAGCTGACGATCACCACGATTCAAAAGCTCAATAACCTGATTACCAAGCCTCGCTTCAAAGGGCAAGTGGAACACTTACGCCAAGAGCGGGTGGTCTTCATCTTCGACGAATGTCACCGCAGTCAGTTTGGTGAAACCCACCAGAATATTGTTGAGTTCTTCGAGAAAGCTCAGCTCTTTGGTTTTACGGGTACGCCTATCTTTGCCGATAACGCCACCGCTAAAAAAGTGGAAGGTAAGGGCGTTCAAAAGAGAACTACCAAAGATCTGTTTGGTGAACGTCTGCACAGCTATGTGATTGTCGATGCGATTCGAGATGACAACGTACTGCCTTTTGCCATCGAGTATTACGGCAAGCTAAAGCACAAACAAACAGGCTTAGATGCCGATGTATCCAGCATTGATATATCGGAGTTCTTCAGCTCTCCTAAGCGCATAAAACAAGTCTGTGAGCACATCATTGGCATTCATAAGTTCAAGACCAAACATAAGTTCAATGCGATGCTGTGTGTGGCGAGTGTCCCTGATTTAATCACCTACTACGACACCTTTAAGGCTCTCAAGGCGGAAGGTAAGCACAAGCTCAACATTGCGACCATATTTAGCTATGGTGTCAATGAAGCGGAAGAGTTTGAAGGGGAAGTGAACGTAAAAGGCTTAGCGGAAGCCAATGCGAAAGTGCATAGTCGAGACAAGCTAGATTCGTACATTGGTGATTACAACGAACAATTTGGCACGAGCTATTCAACCCAAGATACCGACAGCTTCTACAACTACTACAAAGATCTCTCTAATCGTACCAAAAATGGTGAAGTGGATATTTTACTCGTAGTGAACATGTTCCTTACGGGGTTCGATGCGCCGAGCCTAAACACTATCTATGTGGATAAGAACCTCAAGTATCACGGTTTAGTTCAAGCCTTCTCTCGTACCAATAGATTGAACGGCACGGTGAAATCTCACGGTAACGTAATGTGCTACCGCAACTTGAAGCCACAAGCCGATGAAGCGTTTGCACTGTTTTCAAATAAACAACCGACAGAGTACATCGAAGTACCAGACCTTGGAGGTTTGACAGAAGACTTCGCCAAAGCGCTTGAAGCGTTAAAAGCAATAGCCCCAGATGTGCAGAGTGTTGATGATCTGCCAGATGAAGACATACAAGCAGGGTTCATTAAACAGTTCCGTATTTTAATGCGCCTGAAAAACCAGCTTGAAACTTTCAGTGATTTCGACATAGAAGCACTAGGTATTTCAGAACAAGAGTTTGTTGATTACGCCTCGAAGTACGGTGATTTAGCCAGAGAGTTGAAAGGCAACCCGACGGATAAAGAATCAATCCTCGCTGACATCGACTTTGAATTAGAGCTGCTTCAACGCGACAACGTGAATGTAGGCTACATACGTCACCTTCTACAAACCATGCTAGAAGAGTCATGTGATGACGCCAAGGATAAGAAACGTCAGGTTATCGCAAACCTGCTCGCATCTGAGCCAACACTTCACAGTAAGCGTCACCTGATTGAAGGGTTTATCGAAAAGAGCTTACAGGGCTTAGTACAAGGCGAACAATTCGATGAATACATTGAAGAGCAGAAGCAAAAGGAAATAAGCCAAATTGCCGAGGAAGAGAAGCTCGACTCCGATAAGTTTGGTGAAATGGTAACGAACATAGAAAATGGTTTGAATGTGGAGAGCTTGAAGTCAGATGACATTGCTCAGCTAACAACTGAGAAGATGACTTTTAGAACACGCCGCACAATCCTTCCTCGTATCGCTGAACGGTTGAAAGGGTTCGCTGCGACCTTTATCGAAGGTTTTCATTAA
- a CDS encoding restriction endonuclease subunit S: MTEQTNVPKLRFGEFEAEWTSNFLPKIAKIERGKFTPRPRNNPIYYNGNIPFVQTSDVANSNGYIRNFTQTLNEKGLGVSKLFAENTVLITIAANIGYTGVLQIPMACPDSLINLEPVNTDPYFLHFLLSTHQRKMDNIADPGAQKNVNKAFLNKYKVTYCLLPEQQKIASFLSKVDEKIGLLSEKKDKLTEYKKGVMQQLFNGKWHEQDGLLTFTPPTLRFKAGDGSEFPDWEEKTLGDIAQIKGRIGYRGYTVNDIVEHGGAIAFSPTNIVGGQLNYSKLTRISDFKYDESPEIQLKPQDILFVKTGSTYGKSAFVGEVKERSTINPQIVVIKAEASKMSGYFLSRLLITSNVKKQIEAFIVGGAIPTMSQEAMSKFDISVPSLGEQAKMSNFLSSIDRKIELANSELEKAKEWKKGLLQQMFV; the protein is encoded by the coding sequence ATGACTGAACAAACGAATGTGCCGAAGCTGAGGTTTGGTGAGTTTGAAGCTGAGTGGACGTCAAATTTTCTACCTAAAATCGCAAAAATCGAACGAGGTAAGTTTACACCTAGACCACGGAATAACCCTATATATTACAACGGTAACATTCCATTTGTGCAAACTAGTGACGTCGCAAATTCGAATGGGTATATACGTAACTTTACTCAAACTTTGAATGAGAAAGGGTTAGGCGTAAGTAAATTGTTCGCTGAAAATACAGTGCTTATAACTATTGCTGCGAACATTGGCTATACAGGTGTGCTGCAAATACCAATGGCTTGTCCAGACAGTTTGATTAATCTGGAGCCTGTAAATACTGACCCATACTTTCTACATTTCCTCCTATCGACCCATCAAAGAAAGATGGACAATATCGCAGACCCCGGTGCGCAAAAGAACGTCAATAAAGCTTTCTTGAATAAGTATAAAGTTACTTACTGCCTCCTCCCTGAACAACAAAAAATCGCCTCTTTCTTATCAAAGGTCGATGAGAAGATTGGACTGCTGTCAGAGAAGAAAGACAAGCTCACCGAGTACAAAAAAGGGGTGATGCAGCAGTTATTCAATGGCAAGTGGCACGAGCAAGACGGGCTGCTTACCTTCACACCACCTACGCTACGATTCAAAGCTGGTGATGGCAGCGAGTTTCCTGATTGGGAAGAGAAGACGTTGGGTGATATTGCACAGATCAAAGGTCGCATAGGGTACAGAGGCTATACAGTAAATGATATTGTGGAACATGGAGGTGCGATAGCGTTTAGTCCAACGAATATTGTTGGTGGGCAACTTAATTATTCGAAACTGACTAGAATTTCGGATTTTAAATATGATGAATCCCCAGAAATTCAATTAAAACCTCAAGATATATTGTTTGTGAAGACTGGTTCTACTTATGGGAAATCTGCTTTTGTTGGCGAAGTAAAGGAACGATCGACTATCAATCCGCAGATAGTGGTTATAAAAGCAGAAGCTTCAAAAATGTCGGGATATTTTCTTTCAAGGTTGCTTATAACTAGTAATGTTAAAAAGCAAATTGAAGCATTTATAGTGGGTGGTGCAATTCCAACAATGTCACAAGAAGCAATGTCGAAATTTGATATTTCAGTACCTTCATTGGGGGAACAAGCCAAGATGAGCAATTTTTTATCATCTATCGATAGGAAAATAGAGCTAGCTAACTCTGAGCTAGAGAAAGCCAAAGAGTGGAAGAAAGGCTTATTGCAACAGATGTTCGTTTAA
- a CDS encoding type I restriction-modification system subunit M: MVREHQQELQKQLWNIANTLRGNMSADDFRDYILGLIFYKYLSDKLNRYCDELLAEDGITFSGENSAESDDELIKELHDECVENLGYFIAPKQLFSSLAKRGEKSEFILDELSRVLNDIEQSTTSADSADDFNGLFEELDLNSSKLGKNPDARNKLICQVLVHLENIDFQIDNTEIDLLGDAYEYLIGQFASGAGKKAGEFYTPQQVSKILAKLVSLSGDVKSVYDPTCGSGSLLLRVAREIQSKKGQSTNLEFCGQEQNPSTFNLARMNMLMHGVRYDKFDIKNDDTLEHPMHLDKRFDAVVANPPFSANWSANDLHLNDERFADYGKLAPKTKADFAFVLHMVHQLNETGTLAVVVPHGILFRGAAEGHIRKHLIENKNYLDAVIGLPAGIFFGTGISTSILVFKKTRQHAENVLFIDASNHFEKGKAQNYLREEDVTRIVEAYSKRESVDKYSQVAELSEIAENDYNLNIPRYVDTFEEEETVDLDAVATELTELETKMHSVDADIADFCAQLNIKAPF, encoded by the coding sequence ATGGTTCGTGAACACCAACAAGAATTGCAAAAACAGCTTTGGAATATCGCCAATACTCTGCGTGGCAATATGTCAGCCGATGACTTCCGTGATTACATTTTAGGGCTGATTTTCTACAAGTACCTATCAGACAAACTGAACCGTTATTGTGATGAACTGCTTGCTGAAGATGGCATCACTTTCTCTGGTGAAAATAGCGCTGAATCTGATGATGAACTGATTAAAGAACTGCATGATGAGTGTGTCGAGAACCTTGGCTACTTCATTGCCCCTAAGCAGCTATTCTCAAGCCTTGCTAAGCGTGGCGAGAAGTCTGAGTTCATTCTTGATGAGCTAAGCCGCGTCCTTAACGATATAGAGCAATCGACCACCTCTGCTGATTCTGCCGATGACTTCAATGGGTTGTTTGAAGAACTCGACCTTAACTCTAGCAAGTTAGGTAAGAACCCAGACGCTCGCAACAAGCTTATCTGCCAAGTGTTGGTTCATCTAGAAAACATCGACTTCCAAATCGATAATACCGAGATAGACCTACTGGGTGATGCCTACGAGTACCTGATTGGTCAGTTTGCTTCAGGTGCAGGTAAAAAAGCAGGTGAGTTCTATACCCCTCAACAAGTTTCTAAAATCCTTGCTAAGCTCGTTAGTTTAAGTGGTGATGTAAAATCCGTTTACGACCCAACCTGTGGTTCAGGTTCATTGCTGTTGCGCGTGGCGAGAGAGATCCAGTCTAAAAAAGGACAAAGCACCAACCTAGAGTTCTGTGGACAAGAGCAAAATCCAAGCACCTTTAACCTTGCTCGTATGAACATGCTAATGCATGGTGTGCGTTACGATAAGTTCGACATTAAGAACGACGACACCCTAGAGCACCCAATGCACTTGGATAAGCGTTTCGATGCCGTGGTTGCCAACCCTCCGTTCTCTGCTAACTGGAGCGCAAATGATCTACATCTAAACGATGAGCGTTTTGCTGATTACGGTAAACTTGCACCTAAGACTAAGGCTGACTTTGCTTTTGTACTGCACATGGTTCACCAGTTAAACGAGACAGGCACCCTAGCAGTTGTTGTGCCTCACGGTATTCTTTTCCGTGGCGCGGCTGAAGGTCATATTCGTAAGCACCTTATCGAGAACAAAAACTATCTCGATGCCGTCATTGGCTTACCTGCGGGTATCTTCTTCGGTACGGGTATTTCAACCTCTATTCTTGTATTCAAGAAAACAAGACAACACGCAGAGAACGTCTTGTTCATTGATGCGTCTAACCACTTCGAAAAAGGCAAAGCTCAAAACTATCTACGTGAAGAAGACGTTACTCGTATTGTAGAAGCCTACAGCAAGCGCGAATCAGTCGATAAATATTCGCAAGTTGCCGAGCTGTCTGAGATTGCCGAGAATGACTATAACCTCAACATTCCACGCTATGTAGACACCTTTGAAGAAGAAGAAACAGTAGACCTTGATGCGGTAGCAACAGAGCTAACTGAGCTTGAAACCAAGATGCATTCTGTGGATGCAGATATCGCTGATTTCTGTGCTCAGCTTAATATCAAAGCACCATTCTAG
- a CDS encoding AAA family ATPase: MKNTLAMLNAFSINKDLAKIKKESVESFFIFEQLLLQGQSNIFFAPPNVGKTLLIINQLKQARTAGRLNGLHVFYINADDNQNGVIEKTEVLDSIGVEVITPGYNGFESNSLLKILDGLVTDDDAKHAVIIVDTLKKFADTMDKKLMRSFGIKLSEFILKGGTFIGLGHTNKNRDLNNNLVYSGTSDLKEDVDCVYMMEIEDEKIDKTGLQTKYIKLTNQKLRGNNALELTYVYEKSKDMPYGDMVDSVYNVDSETYSQEKILRDEESNHLRFVNQYQDAISLITNLLSSTESDKTELRDHLVKHTNYGRDKCIEIIDKLSGKLIDFKMGGKTGRKKFYYIISAP; the protein is encoded by the coding sequence ATGAAAAATACTTTGGCAATGCTTAATGCCTTTTCAATTAATAAAGATCTAGCAAAAATCAAAAAAGAGTCCGTCGAAAGCTTCTTTATTTTTGAGCAACTACTCCTACAGGGGCAATCAAACATATTCTTTGCCCCGCCGAATGTAGGTAAAACTTTATTGATCATTAATCAACTTAAACAAGCCCGCACTGCTGGCCGACTAAATGGATTACATGTCTTCTACATTAATGCCGACGACAACCAAAATGGCGTGATAGAAAAAACAGAAGTTTTAGACAGCATTGGGGTTGAAGTTATCACTCCCGGTTACAACGGATTCGAGTCAAATTCTCTATTAAAAATTTTAGACGGTTTAGTTACCGATGATGATGCGAAGCATGCAGTGATCATTGTCGACACACTGAAAAAATTCGCCGATACCATGGATAAAAAACTTATGCGTAGCTTCGGAATCAAACTGAGCGAGTTCATTCTTAAAGGCGGCACGTTCATTGGCTTAGGGCATACTAACAAGAATCGAGATTTGAATAACAACCTTGTTTACTCAGGAACATCAGACCTTAAAGAAGATGTCGATTGCGTCTACATGATGGAAATTGAAGATGAGAAAATTGACAAAACAGGACTACAAACTAAATACATAAAACTGACCAACCAGAAGCTTCGAGGCAACAATGCCCTCGAACTCACATACGTTTATGAGAAGTCAAAAGACATGCCTTACGGTGATATGGTTGATTCTGTCTACAACGTCGACTCTGAGACTTACTCTCAAGAGAAGATTTTGCGTGATGAAGAGAGCAATCACTTAAGGTTTGTCAATCAGTATCAAGATGCTATTTCACTCATTACCAACCTATTAAGCAGCACTGAATCAGACAAAACCGAACTAAGGGATCATCTGGTAAAACATACTAACTATGGTCGTGACAAGTGTATTGAAATCATTGATAAGCTCTCAGGCAAGCTCATTGATTTTAAGATGGGTGGCAAAACTGGGCGTAAGAAATTTTACTACATCATCAGCGCCCCCTAG
- a CDS encoding site-specific integrase has translation MSLATSSSASDASHQVIHNYNIMTNSGTESITFERPTRKTHKVVKRKTCFEILDEYTKYRLQLKKSKRKNINQDKNILKIFLHFMDFPELNELDRLGAEQIAHAYCYRPKNPKKYKEFKGLEGFDLIARNESLLEPKDYIALSTAKGHFQKMSTFLAWAKSHGYVTDNVFYKLPTAKTNKEKKCFPFTEKHLQDIFSISDYEKHKYLHPYYYWVPLLLRYTGARLNEICQLWVDDVVIADGFHCIIIRETFENQSVKTGVTRLVPLHDELLKKGFIEFVNSKKNGQVFSELTPTNGYFSHNASKWFKRRREKIGIQSGEGFNAHSFRHNFVNELKQKLVSMELVESIAGHENAEKVEKSSKELVKSVIGLEHGSESFDTYSYQYSPAILAPVVNRIDTSHTASVLPYMQKKSAA, from the coding sequence ATGTCTTTAGCGACTTCATCTTCGGCTAGTGATGCTTCACATCAAGTAATTCACAACTACAACATCATGACCAATTCAGGAACTGAATCGATAACATTCGAGCGTCCGACTCGCAAAACTCATAAGGTGGTGAAACGTAAAACATGCTTTGAAATTCTGGATGAGTACACTAAATACCGTCTTCAACTCAAAAAATCAAAGCGTAAAAATATTAACCAAGATAAGAATATCCTTAAAATTTTCCTTCATTTTATGGATTTCCCAGAACTCAATGAGCTTGATCGCCTTGGTGCTGAGCAGATTGCCCACGCCTATTGCTATAGGCCTAAAAACCCCAAAAAGTATAAAGAGTTTAAAGGGCTAGAAGGGTTCGATTTAATTGCGAGGAATGAATCCTTGTTAGAACCTAAAGACTACATTGCGCTATCTACGGCTAAGGGGCATTTCCAGAAAATGTCTACATTCTTGGCTTGGGCTAAGTCACACGGCTATGTTACTGATAATGTTTTTTACAAACTGCCAACTGCGAAAACCAATAAAGAAAAAAAGTGTTTCCCTTTCACAGAAAAGCACTTACAAGATATTTTCTCAATTTCCGACTATGAAAAGCATAAATACCTGCATCCATACTATTACTGGGTTCCTCTGCTATTACGGTATACAGGGGCAAGGCTCAATGAAATATGCCAACTATGGGTTGATGATGTTGTTATTGCTGACGGTTTTCATTGCATCATCATTCGTGAAACCTTTGAAAATCAGAGTGTTAAAACAGGTGTGACTAGACTTGTTCCTTTACATGATGAGCTGCTAAAGAAAGGCTTTATTGAGTTTGTGAATTCTAAAAAGAATGGTCAGGTATTTTCTGAACTGACACCTACTAATGGGTACTTTTCACATAATGCTTCAAAATGGTTTAAACGCCGTCGTGAAAAAATCGGTATCCAATCAGGAGAAGGATTTAATGCTCACTCATTTCGTCATAATTTTGTTAATGAATTAAAGCAGAAATTAGTCTCTATGGAGCTTGTCGAATCTATTGCAGGGCATGAGAACGCCGAAAAGGTAGAAAAATCATCAAAGGAATTAGTTAAGTCTGTCATTGGTCTTGAGCACGGTTCTGAATCATTCGACACATATAGCTACCAGTACAGCCCAGCCATACTAGCTCCGGTTGTAAACAGGATTGATACATCACATACGGCTTCTGTACTGCCTTACATGCAGAAGAAATCCGCCGCTTAA
- a CDS encoding site-specific integrase, translated as MHYLSISKSGIWQFRYQIPSEHRHLLDGFHEIKRSLKTSNKDKAILLALELEIQVRRTILAPTTIATSPQVKPLTQDKTHPETKTKQTKTLSPEKILERFCLYKAQHISPKAVGMLKAKCQTVLGLIGKTSLTAIRRGNAEDAVRFLRMYPVNMKKHAQFKGLTAKGAIELNERLNMPTLSEESVKDYSQKMSGFFEWCHLNELTDINPFKAIRFRKQRKDSEAKNAYTKTDLQKIFSTDIHTKRQFKHPYYYWLPLLASLTGARLNELCQLYKSDVRQRDGIWVIEIDDRYEGQKLKNLTSRRVIPIHRQLIELGFIEYLHSVKHERVFPELKDSRDGFGSAASKWYGRFKTKLGFSRGHDFHSFRHTVATQFKRKQVSHIAAGAILGHTLNNITYDRYGKELDLSQLKEVVDLIEIETVSKLINITP; from the coding sequence ATGCACTATTTATCTATCTCGAAATCCGGCATTTGGCAGTTCCGATATCAGATCCCCTCTGAGCATCGACACCTGCTTGATGGATTCCATGAGATCAAGCGCTCGCTGAAAACATCCAACAAAGACAAAGCTATTCTCTTGGCATTAGAGCTAGAGATACAGGTTCGTCGTACTATCTTAGCGCCAACTACCATCGCAACATCACCTCAAGTAAAACCACTCACTCAAGATAAAACACATCCAGAAACGAAAACCAAACAAACTAAAACGCTATCCCCTGAAAAGATACTAGAACGCTTTTGCCTCTACAAAGCTCAACATATATCACCAAAGGCCGTTGGAATGCTGAAAGCTAAGTGCCAAACCGTTCTTGGGTTAATAGGAAAGACAAGCCTTACCGCTATACGAAGAGGTAATGCCGAGGATGCCGTACGCTTCTTACGCATGTATCCCGTCAATATGAAAAAGCACGCCCAATTTAAGGGACTAACGGCAAAGGGAGCGATTGAACTCAATGAGAGACTTAATATGCCGACACTGAGCGAAGAGTCGGTAAAAGATTACAGCCAGAAGATGTCGGGGTTCTTTGAATGGTGTCATTTAAACGAATTGACCGATATCAATCCATTCAAAGCAATACGCTTTCGAAAACAGCGTAAAGACAGTGAAGCCAAAAACGCATATACGAAAACAGACTTACAAAAAATCTTTAGTACCGATATTCATACTAAGCGACAGTTCAAACACCCCTACTACTATTGGCTACCACTTCTTGCAAGTCTAACGGGTGCCAGACTGAATGAACTCTGCCAGCTTTACAAATCGGACGTTCGCCAACGGGATGGGATTTGGGTTATTGAAATCGATGACAGGTACGAAGGGCAGAAACTCAAAAACTTAACGAGTCGTCGTGTTATTCCAATTCACCGACAATTAATAGAACTAGGCTTCATTGAGTACCTACATTCAGTTAAACACGAGCGTGTTTTTCCTGAACTGAAGGACTCACGAGACGGCTTTGGTAGCGCCGCTTCTAAGTGGTATGGCCGATTTAAAACCAAGCTCGGTTTTAGTAGAGGTCATGATTTCCATTCCTTTAGGCATACCGTTGCTACGCAGTTCAAACGTAAACAAGTTTCCCATATTGCCGCTGGTGCGATCTTGGGGCATACCTTGAATAACATCACGTACGATCGCTACGGAAAAGAACTCGATCTAAGTCAACTTAAAGAGGTGGTTGACTTAATTGAAATAGAAACAGTATCAAAATTGATCAATATAACGCCATAA